The following nucleotide sequence is from Lycium ferocissimum isolate CSIRO_LF1 unplaced genomic scaffold, AGI_CSIRO_Lferr_CH_V1 ctg12184, whole genome shotgun sequence.
AACAAGGAAACCTTCGGTTCCCTTTGTTTGAATAAACGCCGCTTATTTTagtttacattcaaaccaaagTAAACCAAGCCTAAGCCGACATCTTGTTGATATTGATTGAGGAGTTTGATGGAGTTTAGCTGACTGAATCCATAAACCTAGAAAGTCGCCGTCACTGGTACTTTTTTATTGGAATTTGACTCTATAGGTAGGTATCGGCGGGGCTTGCGTAATGTAGTTGTAGTTAAGGCTGAAGTAGCGCTTTTTATTTGTGAAGATCTACTGAAGTACCAAAGGCGAACGGGGCTCCCAGGCCGGGACGTCTGGCAGAATGCTTGGCCTCCTGCGCTGGAAGCGAGACCCGAAGGGTGAGCTTATGGCGGTTAGCTTCTAGCACTAAATAATAGGCATTAGGCATTCTGAGCTGAAAGGAGGCAAGCAAATGAAGGGAGGCATTACGGGCCGACTACAAGAAAAGCAAAGCTTCGTAGACTCGGTCAAGTCGCTTATAGAATGCCGACGACGATTTTCCACAACATAAGTGAAGGGGAGAGGGAAGCGAGGCTTAGCGAGCTTTATAAGGCCGACCACTACATAAGCCGCTGGCGGAGAAAGCTCGAAGAGCTTCCCTTCATTCATTACTAAGCCAAGGTCCCAGGTCTCCGAGTCAGCCCGCGCTTTTTCGAAGAATCCTGCACCCATGGGCATACGGCCTGGCAGGCCTTCCCTTTCCGCCGGAGCTTCATGGGCGTTGCCCCGTTCCCCAATCAGATGTTTGGATGTGAGCTATACTCCGCGAGGAGCCAAACGGGCGTATGGCCTTGCCTTGCCATTTGACCTCTTTTCCCGTGTGACTAGGAATGCTCAGTGACAACCTCTCAATTGTCACCGCCTGGCCTCTCTTGCTACCACGGTAGCACCTAGTGTGGTCAGCACCAATCGTGTTCGGGCAACGAAGCTTACACTCATTCACATTGGTTCATCCTGCTATGCCCTGGGCCTTTTGCTCTTCTAACGtaaaaggtggccggccattcGTCAAGGCCCAGGAATCCGCTGGACATCTCAGCGGCGGGATTTGATACCCGCATCCGATCGAAGTTGCATTTTAGTGCTCCCCTAACATAAAGGGGAGCTTTTTCGTTGTGGGTCGCTTCGCGCAAGACATTGCTTAGGACCAACGGGTCACACGACAGGTGCACGATCTACTTTGCACGTTCCATCCTTCAGCCCTTCGCCTATCGGCTTGGCAGGCAAGCTACCTTGATCCGTCTTCGGCTTCGATTCGTTACGCTCAGAAGCTCCAACAAGCCCTAAAGTCTCTTGCCGCCTAAAACTCTGCCAAGAGAGCGCTGCTTTACGTTTGATCCTATGTACCCATAGAATGCTATGCGTTCTCCACTTTCGGATCTCGCAAAGAGAGAACGTGTTTTTTCCTCTGACTTTCTCTCTCATTCGCGGAGCGAAGAAAGCGGGCTTTGCCCCAGCTACCGCTATCCTTGGGAAACCAAAAGAGCTACCGAAGGAAAGGGATGCAGTCTCTCCCTTGGCCTTTGGAGAGGAGAGGGCAGAGAAGAAAACGTCCTTCGCGCAAGTTTTTTTGCTTCCTGCGTCCTTACTAGTCAAAAAGGGGCTCTTCGACCAAGAAGGCATTCTGGTAGGAAGGCCGACC
It contains:
- the LOC132041891 gene encoding LOW QUALITY PROTEIN: large ribosomal subunit protein uL2mz-like (The sequence of the model RefSeq protein was modified relative to this genomic sequence to represent the inferred CDS: inserted 2 bases in 1 codon; deleted 3 bases in 2 codons), producing MRQRRALRQFTLSTGKSAGRNSSGRITVFHRGGGSKRLQRRIDLKRSTSSIGIVERIEYAPNRSSRIAPVRWTGGGVRQRKCNTIEEFAPPRKILESTTTTICGPFSFSSLPGKGDQRKVACFSPGRMATYVVVGLPTRMPSWSKSPFLTSKDAGSKKTCAKDVFFSALSSPKAKGETASLSFGSSFGFPRIAVAGAKPAFFAPRMREKVRGKNTFSLCEIRKWRTHSILWVHRIKRKAALSWQSFRRQETLGLVGASERNESKPKTDQGSLPAKPIGEGLKDGTCKVDLTREKRSNGGKAIRPFGSSRSIAHIQXHLIGERGNAHEAPAEREGLPGRMPMGAGFFEKARADSETWDLGLVMNEGSSSSFLRQRLM